In the genome of Acidimicrobiia bacterium, one region contains:
- the hpt gene encoding hypoxanthine phosphoribosyltransferase translates to MESLTTLIDEEQIAARVAELAGEIDRDYAGSDELVLIGVLKGSFLFLADLSRRIRTPHRVEFISVSSYGDRESEDPGAVRLILDVRHDIGGKHVLVIEDIVDTAHTLSYLLRLLRARLPASLKTCTLLRKPDRAEVDVPIDYLGFDIPDVWVVGYGLDFAERHRTLPRICVLEHTED, encoded by the coding sequence GTGGAATCCCTCACCACCCTGATAGACGAGGAGCAGATCGCCGCACGAGTCGCCGAGCTCGCCGGTGAGATCGACCGGGACTACGCGGGTTCGGACGAGCTGGTTCTGATCGGCGTCCTCAAGGGGTCGTTCCTATTCCTGGCCGACCTGTCGCGAAGGATTCGGACGCCGCATCGGGTCGAGTTCATCTCGGTGTCGTCATACGGTGATCGCGAGAGCGAGGACCCGGGCGCGGTGCGCCTCATCCTCGACGTGCGTCACGACATCGGGGGGAAGCACGTGCTGGTGATCGAGGACATCGTGGACACTGCCCACACCCTCTCCTACCTGCTGCGTCTCCTGCGGGCCCGCCTTCCGGCGTCGCTCAAGACCTGCACCCTGCTGCGCAAGCCCGACCGCGCAGAGGTGGATGTGCCCATCGACTACCTGGGGTTCGACATCCCCGACGTATGGGTAGTCGGGTACGGGCTCGACTTCGCCGAGCGGCACCGCACGCTGCCCCGGATCTGCGTGTTGGAGCACACCGAAGACTGA
- a CDS encoding HIT family protein: MASLFTRIIEGEIPSHAVYEDEYTFAFLDINPRREGHTLVVPRRQVDYLFDLPEEDYLALWRACGNVATALKAVTGCRRVVVMVLGYEIPHAHVHLIPSESLADVPLPPVDEAAAGRLAETAERIRAAAG; encoded by the coding sequence ATGGCCTCACTGTTCACCAGGATCATCGAGGGCGAGATCCCGTCCCACGCCGTGTACGAGGACGAGTACACCTTCGCCTTCCTCGACATCAATCCGCGGCGCGAGGGGCACACGCTGGTCGTGCCGAGGCGGCAGGTGGACTATCTGTTCGACCTTCCCGAGGAGGACTACCTCGCCCTGTGGCGGGCCTGCGGGAACGTGGCGACCGCCCTCAAGGCCGTCACCGGCTGCAGGCGGGTGGTCGTCATGGTGCTCGGCTACGAGATCCCCCATGCCCATGTGCACCTCATTCCCTCCGAGTCCCTCGCCGACGTTCCGCTGCCGCCCGTCGACGAAGCCGCCGCCGGGCGCCTCGCCGAGACTGCTGAACGGATCCGAGCGGCGGCGGGCTGA
- a CDS encoding ornithine cyclodeaminase family protein — translation MRYLDATATRRALTMSAAISAMERAFGDDRQSPIRTRLGPSLFMPGRVGSDTGVKVVSTVPGRPLGIVAVFGGDGACRGLVDGPTLTAIRTAAGAGLATRLLARPDARTMAMLGAGAMAYDQVVAVREVRPIDEVLVWSRVLEHAEALARRLDATPIADPSQAVAEADVVTTATPSTSPLFDPEALRPGTHLNAVGAFTPEMCEIPPAVVMAARVFVDDFDAAASEAGDLLRADRQPDGTVADLLAGRVRGRTSADQVTFFKSVGIAPQDVAAAVAALDRAEKEDIGLLFG, via the coding sequence ATGCGATACCTCGACGCCACAGCCACCCGCCGGGCGCTCACGATGAGTGCGGCCATTTCCGCCATGGAGCGGGCGTTCGGAGACGACCGGCAGTCTCCGATCCGCACCCGCCTCGGGCCATCGCTGTTCATGCCGGGGAGGGTCGGATCGGACACCGGGGTCAAGGTCGTCTCGACCGTCCCGGGCCGGCCGCTAGGGATCGTCGCCGTGTTCGGAGGCGACGGAGCCTGCCGGGGCCTGGTCGACGGGCCGACGCTGACCGCCATCCGCACCGCAGCCGGAGCCGGCCTGGCGACCCGGCTCCTCGCCCGACCCGACGCCAGGACGATGGCGATGCTCGGAGCAGGAGCGATGGCCTACGACCAGGTGGTGGCCGTACGCGAGGTCCGGCCCATCGACGAGGTCTTGGTGTGGAGCCGGGTCCTGGAGCACGCCGAAGCGCTCGCCCGTCGTCTCGACGCCACGCCGATCGCCGATCCATCGCAGGCGGTGGCCGAGGCCGATGTGGTCACCACCGCCACTCCGTCCACTTCTCCCCTGTTCGACCCCGAGGCGCTGAGGCCAGGCACCCATCTCAACGCCGTCGGGGCGTTCACGCCGGAGATGTGCGAGATCCCGCCCGCCGTGGTGATGGCAGCTCGCGTGTTCGTCGACGACTTCGACGCCGCCGCCTCCGAAGCCGGTGACCTGCTCCGAGCCGATCGCCAACCCGACGGCACGGTCGCTGATCTGCTCGCCGGCCGGGTCCGGGGCCGCACCTCGGCCGATCAGGTGACCTTCTTCAAGTCGGTCGGGATCGCCCCCCAGGACGTCGCCGCAGCCGTCGCCGCCCTCGACCGCGCCGAGAAGGAGGACATCGGTCTGCTCTTCGGTTGA
- a CDS encoding ABC transporter ATP-binding protein, with amino-acid sequence MIPVRAYWRLLRRYLRPLRARAAVMAALLLTGIAFQVINPQLIRAFIDGALEGAPTSELLAPAIWFVLLAVGHQLLSVAATYFAQQVGWSATNTMRTDLTAHLLDLDLSFHKTRSPGELIERVDGDVTTLSNFFSAFVVHVIGNLVLVAAVVALMWREHPWLGMGMGLFATAAMVFMIRIQALAVPWWQAVRAKRAEFFGFLGEQLGGTEDIRANGAVPYMMHRFTSFHREWRPLEVRGELGFGLLWGSSITVYVFGLAMVFGLGARLLGEGALTVGTVYLVFHYTEMIRHPIDQIRTQMQDLQKAGAGIARVEEIFAATPQLEENGTASLPDGPLAADLRSVTFRYRDEASDGEIVLDGVNLRLAPGRVLGVLGRTGSGKSTLARLLTRLYDPVAGEILLGGVDLRRVHRDSRRARIGMVTQEVQLFRATVRQNLTFFDGTIEDTRLWEVLFDLGIGDWVAGLPEGLDTMLESGSGGISAGQAQLLAFTRIFLRDPGLVILDEASSRLDPATEMLIERGVARLLSRRTGIIIAHRLATVERADDILILEGGRVAEHGPREALAADPNSRFASLLRTGIEELLA; translated from the coding sequence ATGATCCCGGTGCGCGCCTACTGGCGCCTCTTACGAAGGTACCTCCGCCCGCTGCGAGCCCGGGCGGCGGTCATGGCCGCCCTTCTCCTGACCGGCATCGCCTTCCAGGTGATCAATCCTCAGCTGATCCGGGCCTTCATCGATGGGGCCCTGGAGGGCGCCCCCACATCGGAACTGCTGGCGCCTGCCATCTGGTTCGTCCTACTGGCGGTGGGCCATCAACTGCTCAGTGTCGCCGCCACCTACTTCGCCCAGCAGGTCGGCTGGTCCGCCACCAACACGATGCGCACCGACCTGACCGCCCACCTCCTCGACCTCGACCTCTCCTTCCACAAGACCCGCAGCCCGGGCGAGCTGATCGAACGCGTCGACGGCGACGTCACCACGCTCTCCAACTTCTTTTCGGCGTTCGTGGTGCACGTGATCGGCAACCTGGTCCTGGTGGCGGCAGTCGTCGCCCTGATGTGGCGGGAGCATCCGTGGCTGGGCATGGGGATGGGCCTGTTCGCCACCGCGGCGATGGTCTTCATGATCCGCATCCAGGCGCTCGCCGTGCCCTGGTGGCAGGCGGTTCGAGCGAAGCGGGCCGAGTTCTTCGGGTTCCTCGGCGAGCAGCTGGGAGGCACCGAGGACATCCGTGCCAACGGGGCGGTTCCCTACATGATGCACCGGTTCACCTCCTTCCACAGGGAGTGGCGCCCGCTCGAGGTGAGGGGTGAGCTCGGGTTCGGGCTCCTGTGGGGGTCGTCGATCACGGTCTACGTGTTCGGTCTGGCGATGGTGTTCGGTCTCGGTGCCAGGCTGCTCGGCGAGGGTGCCCTCACCGTGGGAACCGTCTACCTGGTCTTCCACTACACGGAGATGATCCGTCATCCCATCGACCAGATCCGCACCCAGATGCAGGACCTGCAGAAGGCGGGGGCCGGCATCGCCCGGGTCGAGGAGATCTTCGCCGCCACGCCACAGCTCGAGGAGAACGGGACGGCATCGCTTCCCGACGGTCCCCTTGCAGCGGATCTTCGGTCGGTGACCTTCCGCTATCGCGACGAGGCGTCCGACGGCGAGATCGTCCTCGACGGGGTGAACCTGAGGCTGGCGCCGGGACGGGTGCTCGGGGTCCTCGGCCGCACCGGCTCGGGGAAGTCCACACTGGCCCGGCTGCTCACCCGCCTCTACGACCCCGTCGCCGGCGAGATCCTGCTCGGAGGCGTCGACCTTCGCCGGGTCCACCGTGACAGCCGGCGCGCCCGGATCGGCATGGTCACCCAGGAGGTGCAGCTCTTCCGGGCGACCGTCCGTCAGAACCTGACCTTCTTCGACGGCACCATCGAGGACACCCGTCTGTGGGAGGTGCTGTTCGACCTCGGGATCGGGGACTGGGTGGCGGGACTTCCCGAGGGCCTGGACACCATGCTGGAGTCGGGTTCGGGAGGGATCTCGGCCGGCCAGGCACAGCTGCTCGCCTTCACCCGGATCTTCCTTCGCGACCCGGGCCTGGTCATCCTCGACGAGGCGTCTTCGCGTCTCGACCCAGCCACGGAGATGCTCATCGAGAGGGGTGTGGCCCGCCTGCTATCGCGCAGAACCGGGATCATCATCGCCCACCGGCTGGCCACCGTGGAACGGGCCGACGACATCCTCATCCTCGAGGGTGGGCGCGTCGCCGAGCACGGCCCTCGAGAGGCCCTGGCGGCCGACCCGAACAGCCGGTTCGCATCGCTGCTGCGAACCGGGATCGAGGAGCTGCTGGCATGA
- a CDS encoding acyl-CoA dehydrogenase family protein, which yields MSSTHEVLNQPPPLHGFDGYRSDHPLVEAVAREGASWADDELSEAGRFVWSEQAREWGRLAEANRPVLHTHDRFGSRIDSVEYHPAYHHLMDAAVSRGLHGAAWADDRSGAHVVRCAKTIVWSPVDYGHMCPLSMSYSVIPALRSAPDLTALWEPALVRRRYDGRNVPWFEKTGLTAGMAMTEKQGGSDVRANTTIARPTSGDEYLLTGHKWFCSAPMSDVFLVLAQAPGGLTCFLLPRWRPDGTRNGMLIMRLKDKMGDRSNASSEVEYEGALAYRVGDEGRGVATIIEMVNRTRLDCALGAAAQMRHGVVEAAHHASHRAAWGKPLAELPLMRSVLADLALESEAATATVMRLAGAYDRGETEFARMATPIVKYWLTKRSPGHAAEALECLGGSGYVEESGLPRLFRQSPLNSIWEGSGNVISLDVLRASGRSEAVDAFFEELALAGGADPRFDDALAGLRSRIGSVEEGSARRFVEEAALVLQASLLLRHAPHPVADIFLRARLADPGAVYGSLPDGVRLDPLLDRLLPL from the coding sequence ATGTCCTCCACACATGAGGTCCTCAACCAGCCGCCCCCACTGCACGGGTTCGACGGGTATCGGAGCGACCACCCGCTTGTCGAGGCCGTGGCCCGCGAGGGCGCCTCCTGGGCGGATGACGAGCTGTCGGAGGCGGGTCGGTTCGTGTGGTCGGAGCAGGCCAGGGAGTGGGGCCGGCTGGCGGAGGCCAACCGTCCCGTGCTCCACACCCATGATCGCTTCGGGAGTCGAATCGACTCCGTCGAGTACCACCCCGCCTATCACCACCTGATGGATGCCGCCGTGTCGCGCGGCCTCCATGGCGCGGCGTGGGCCGACGATCGGTCAGGCGCCCACGTGGTGCGCTGCGCCAAGACCATCGTCTGGAGCCCGGTCGACTACGGCCACATGTGCCCGCTGTCGATGTCCTACTCGGTGATACCGGCCCTGCGGTCCGCACCCGACCTGACGGCCCTGTGGGAGCCGGCCCTGGTTCGTCGCCGGTACGACGGTCGCAACGTCCCCTGGTTCGAGAAGACGGGCCTCACCGCAGGCATGGCCATGACCGAGAAGCAAGGCGGCTCCGATGTGCGAGCCAACACGACGATCGCCCGACCGACCTCGGGCGACGAGTACCTCCTCACCGGGCACAAGTGGTTCTGCTCCGCCCCGATGTCGGATGTGTTCCTGGTGCTCGCCCAGGCGCCCGGAGGCCTCACCTGCTTCCTGCTCCCTCGCTGGCGCCCCGATGGCACCCGCAACGGGATGCTGATCATGCGCCTCAAGGACAAGATGGGGGACCGCTCCAACGCCTCTTCGGAGGTCGAGTACGAAGGTGCGCTCGCCTACCGGGTCGGCGACGAGGGCCGCGGCGTGGCCACCATCATCGAGATGGTCAATCGAACCCGGCTCGACTGCGCCCTGGGCGCCGCCGCCCAGATGCGACATGGCGTCGTCGAGGCCGCACATCACGCCTCGCATCGCGCCGCCTGGGGAAAGCCTCTCGCCGAACTGCCCCTGATGCGCAGCGTGCTCGCCGATCTGGCCCTGGAGTCGGAGGCCGCCACCGCCACGGTGATGCGCCTCGCCGGCGCCTACGACCGGGGTGAGACCGAGTTCGCCCGCATGGCCACGCCGATCGTCAAGTACTGGCTCACCAAGCGCAGCCCCGGCCACGCCGCAGAGGCGCTGGAGTGCCTGGGCGGCTCCGGGTACGTGGAGGAGTCGGGGCTTCCCCGCCTGTTTCGCCAGAGCCCGCTCAACTCGATCTGGGAGGGGTCGGGCAACGTCATCTCACTGGATGTGCTGCGAGCATCCGGGCGCAGCGAAGCGGTCGACGCCTTCTTCGAGGAGCTGGCCCTGGCGGGTGGGGCGGACCCCCGCTTCGACGACGCGCTGGCAGGGCTTCGGTCGCGAATCGGGTCGGTCGAGGAGGGCTCGGCGCGCCGGTTCGTCGAAGAGGCTGCCCTCGTCCTGCAGGCCTCGCTGCTGCTGCGTCATGCCCCGCATCCGGTGGCCGACATCTTCTTGAGGGCGCGTCTCGCCGACCCGGGCGCCGTCTACGGCAGCCTCCCCGACGGTGTCCGCCTCGACCCGCTGCTCGACCGGCTGCTCCCGCTTTGA
- a CDS encoding inositol monophosphatase family protein yields MLAAAFTREIDVMRSAVRSAARLCLAVEADGPAGYSKDAGEPVTVADFGAQAVLLGVLATEYPRDTVIAEEDSRQVTRHGVEGEVAAAVSGVLGRGVSDDEVLAWIDHRGRGGLRTWAVDPLDGTRGYLRGDQFAVAVGLIVDGMAVAGVLGCPRLELSGMQGVMVWGGPGMGTYVEALAGGSPRRIAVSTVADPGRARILGSVEPSHGDPEFLQGLIDGVGLGGGWVRIDSEAKYAAVAAGIAEVYVRPRNNPEWRERLWDHAAGIAVLTGAGGTVTDLDGAPLDLTTGAMLTRNRGLLATNGAMHQAVLSAVAEST; encoded by the coding sequence GTGCTTGCAGCAGCGTTCACCCGCGAGATCGACGTGATGCGGTCGGCCGTGCGTTCGGCTGCTCGACTCTGCCTCGCCGTCGAGGCGGACGGACCGGCCGGGTACTCCAAGGATGCAGGTGAGCCGGTGACGGTGGCCGACTTCGGCGCTCAGGCGGTGCTGCTCGGAGTGCTCGCCACGGAGTATCCGCGTGACACGGTGATCGCAGAGGAGGATTCGCGGCAGGTGACGCGGCACGGGGTCGAAGGCGAGGTGGCGGCTGCGGTGTCGGGCGTCCTCGGCCGCGGGGTCTCTGACGACGAGGTGCTCGCCTGGATCGATCATCGCGGGAGAGGCGGGTTGCGTACCTGGGCAGTCGATCCCCTGGACGGGACCCGCGGGTATCTGCGGGGCGACCAGTTCGCCGTCGCCGTCGGTCTGATCGTGGACGGGATGGCGGTGGCCGGCGTTCTCGGGTGCCCTCGCCTCGAACTGTCCGGGATGCAGGGTGTGATGGTGTGGGGCGGCCCGGGGATGGGGACCTATGTGGAGGCGCTCGCCGGCGGGAGCCCGAGGCGGATCGCCGTCTCCACGGTCGCCGACCCGGGGCGGGCGCGGATTCTCGGCAGCGTGGAGCCGTCTCACGGAGATCCCGAGTTCCTCCAAGGCCTGATCGACGGGGTGGGGCTGGGGGGCGGCTGGGTGCGGATCGACAGCGAGGCCAAGTACGCCGCAGTGGCGGCCGGCATCGCCGAGGTGTACGTCCGTCCCCGCAACAACCCGGAATGGCGGGAGCGGCTGTGGGACCACGCAGCGGGCATCGCCGTGCTCACCGGAGCTGGCGGAACGGTCACCGATCTGGACGGGGCACCCCTCGACCTGACCACCGGAGCGATGCTCACCCGGAATCGCGGACTGCTGGCGACCAACGGTGCGATGCATCAGGCGGTGCTGTCCGCAGTGGCGGAGAGCACCTGA
- a CDS encoding GNAT family N-acetyltransferase yields MAELPEPISAVEFRRYRGDADLAGMLAAYNASHQADGILVLETLEAFTSSYRHLDNCDPDTDLIVVELGGEIVGYARVTWWVESATGDRILLHAEFLRPEGRALGVLAALCDWGEHRLTEVSVERPHDRPQHLTVYVDEGEAERLALLEGRGYRRTQTYVEMTRSLHEPIPEARLPAGLEIGPVGSMRAVWEADDRAFRDHVGHSDPTEESYRRWLEWPLADPGLWKVAFDGDAIAGQVLNYVNEEENALFGRRRGYTESISVQREWRGRGVARALIVESMQMFADMGMDEVSLGVHTDNPTGAFGLYTGLGYEIISTAYEMRRPLDQVVTD; encoded by the coding sequence ATGGCCGAGCTGCCGGAGCCGATCTCCGCCGTCGAGTTCCGGCGGTATCGGGGTGACGCCGACCTGGCCGGAATGCTCGCCGCCTACAACGCCTCCCATCAGGCGGACGGCATCCTCGTCCTGGAGACGCTCGAAGCCTTCACCAGCTCCTACAGGCACCTGGACAACTGTGACCCCGACACCGACCTGATCGTCGTGGAACTCGGTGGCGAGATCGTCGGCTACGCACGGGTCACCTGGTGGGTGGAGTCGGCCACCGGGGATCGCATCCTGCTGCATGCCGAGTTCCTTCGGCCGGAGGGAAGGGCACTCGGTGTCCTGGCTGCGCTCTGCGACTGGGGCGAGCACCGCCTCACCGAGGTCTCCGTCGAACGACCGCACGATCGGCCGCAGCACCTCACCGTCTACGTCGATGAAGGTGAGGCCGAACGGCTCGCCTTGCTCGAAGGCCGGGGGTATCGCCGTACCCAGACCTACGTCGAGATGACCCGCTCCTTGCACGAGCCGATCCCCGAGGCCCGGCTGCCTGCCGGACTGGAGATCGGACCGGTCGGTTCGATGCGCGCCGTCTGGGAGGCCGACGACAGGGCGTTCCGGGATCACGTCGGTCATTCCGACCCCACCGAGGAGTCGTATCGGCGCTGGCTCGAATGGCCGCTCGCCGACCCCGGGTTGTGGAAGGTGGCTTTCGACGGGGATGCCATCGCCGGCCAGGTCCTCAATTACGTCAACGAGGAGGAGAACGCCCTCTTCGGCAGGCGTCGCGGCTACACGGAGAGCATCTCGGTGCAGCGCGAGTGGCGCGGCCGCGGTGTCGCCCGAGCGCTGATCGTGGAGAGCATGCAGATGTTCGCCGACATGGGCATGGACGAGGTCTCCCTCGGTGTGCACACCGACAACCCGACCGGTGCCTTCGGCCTGTACACCGGGCTTGGATACGAGATCATCTCCACCGCCTACGAGATGCGCCGTCCACTGGACCAGGTGGTCACCGACTGA